DNA sequence from the Falco peregrinus isolate bFalPer1 chromosome 1, bFalPer1.pri, whole genome shotgun sequence genome:
GCTGATCCTTCAGACCCAAGGGCTCCCCTCCTGCACTGCCAGCATACGGGCAAAGGGCTAAGCCATCCTGAGCCACTGTCACCACAACTGTGGTGACACCTGTGTGTTACACCTCTGTCAGACTATTGCCAAGCCAAGAAAAAGCCTCTCCCTGCCTTTCAGCTACCTGCTCAGTTCATGGGTTTGAACTCCTGCTGAGGACTGAGGCTGCCCAAATCTGCTGGCAGCAATCTCCACAGCGGCTCACAGGGGTCCCCATGTGTCCCCCCGAGTCTGCCCCTCTACGCACATGAGCTTTGCAGCCCAAACCAGAGCGCAGGGGCAGTGGGCAGCAAAGGGCACATGTAGTTGTGGGATGCATCAGCATGCGCCACCTTGGCCCATACCAAGACCAGTCCCTCCCTGGATCTGCTCTCTGAGCTGCCTGCAAAAGGCCTTGCACTGCTTCATTTTAAGCTGCAGGATTACCctctgtcccttcccagtcccAAATGGGCAAGGTCCCCTGCACCTCATGGTCCACCTGCAGTACCACCTGCTGCACAAACCATTTCCATCCATCAACTGTTGCCTCCCAGTTCAAGGGGTTCCCACGAGCACTGGTTTCAGTATGAATGGAAGAGAGGGCCAGTGCCCAGGAGtgccccaccaccccagcatgACTGCACCCCTTTCTCAGATCCACATGCAGAGGAAGAGCAGTTTAGAGTGAGGGATGTGTTACCACTTGCACACAGAGCGAATATGTAGGTGGGATTCCCAACACACCTCTGAATACCAGCCCCAACTGGAAGAAATGGTATTTCCCTTACAGCTCCAGCAGGTTTGCAGAGCTCAGGGCTGACCTGAAGCTTTGCAGTGGCTCTGAACAACAGGGTGATACGTggaagcagtggaaaaaaatagcagctgaCTTGAGCAGTTTCCAAGGAAAGCTGTGGCTGCGTGTGCTGCTTCTGGGATGAGAGCAAGAGGTGCCAGAGTCCTCTCCTTGCAGGAGCTCCCAGTTGCAAAAAATCTGTGTCAGCTCAGTGCCTGCACTGTGTCAGTGACATGATGAGCTCTGTgctatttttccccccttgcagatggagctggagctggctggggccaGGGGAAGCTGACTCGCACTGGCTGCTTGGCTCTGAGAACTGAATTCCATAGGCGTTAAAGCCTCCAAAAATGCCCTATGGATTCAGttctgcagctgggcagcaaaTGAGCCTCAAATCTTCAGGAAGAGAGTGCAACTGTTAGCTGTTCCTGCAAGAACTGTAAAAATCTTTGCTCCTGCACAGGCACCAGAGTAGGAATGGAGGTGAGTTACAGCCACCATGGGAAACCCTGTGTTCAGAGCCCTGCTTGAGGCAATCGTTGATTGTGGCAGGCTTTCCCTCAAGGGAACAAAAAAGCCCactacaaaatgttttcttcgGTCTGAAAGTGAAATGGcacttgagaaaataaatatgtttctgCCTCCTGATGTACTGCATGCGATTGTAAGCCTCCGCTAAAAATACTTTGTCAGAACAACAGCCTGGGTGTGCCCAGCAATCTCCTATTCAGAGTCTgggcagcaaaaccaaacaaaactttgGAAAAGATAAACAGGACAGGATGAGTAAAGTTAAGGGTTATGCCCGCTCTCTCCCCGCAGATGTCCCCAGCAGAGACAGGAATTTGGAGAAAGTTTTTGTGGATGCAACAGGCTGTCCTTCCACCCATCTATTGTTTACCTCTAGGAGACCTTGGCTGCCTACCCTGAGTTTTGGGAACATTTTCCACTATAACATGGTACAAAGCTGCCACCAGGAATTTATGGGCTGGAGGAGTGGCATTTAGGATAAATTATTATGTAAGTCCTAATAATTTATGTAGCGTCCAATCATCACCGTAGGGCAAACCCCATGCTTCCCCTCACCTTGCCTAGAAGAGCTGGTTTGCACCTGCTCCAGGATCTCACCTAAAGCAGCCCCTTCCCATGGCAGGTGGCACCCAGCTCTGACAGCCCAGCTGCGCCCTGCGCCAGCTGTAGGGGATGGGGAAGAAACTCCTTCCAGCGCCCCATCAGAGCACTGCACTGTCCGCATAAGGGTCCAGTGCATGAACCTCAGGTTCACTGCGTAAGCCACTGCCTataggagcagctgctgctgctgggaggacaGGGAGTGCAaatgccagtgctgcagcaaggctgccaCAGGCCAGGACAGCAAACTTCTAACTGCACATTCTACCTGGGCAGGATGCCCTGCTTAGATAAGgaagaacaataataatgataaaaaaagatgggaatccctgcatttttcctgtacTGGGTAACCAAAGGCATATCTCATTAGCCACTGGTTGTTAAtgaaggccttttctgctccatACAGTACATCCCACAACCACAACTTGCAACACAGCCAAGGAGCATCAGCTTGTTCTGAGgcttctgcagcagtttttctgGTTCAGTCCTCCCGCAGCTTTATTTGGCAACAGAGTTAACCCATTTCCAAGAAGCTGATTGTGGAAGGGGAAATCCAGATAGTTGCTGAGACACTCCGGCAATtgcttaaacaaacaaaaattattgcattaattaaaaaaacaaatccacttGCTTTGACTTTATAGCAATCCAGAACCACCAAGAGCCTCCAAGTTCACCTTCACAGGCCCTCTCCATTGCTAGGCAGGTTGGGAACACAGAGTTCCCTCCTGCATTAGGCGGCCTTTCTCCCATGTGGCATAGCAGGGGGGGCTATGGGGGAACAGAGCAGGTCCCCTCTTTCTCTTGGATGCTCAAAGTCCTTGTTCACCTGCAAAAAGGAAGCCATCAGGCAACAAACTGGAACAAGACAAGGTACTGCCAAGCAGAATAACCCACCACAGCTGGGCAAGAACCATGTCAGAAGTCATACCTAACTTTGCAAAAAGGTGACAGATCAGATTTCAGCAGGAGACACTGCTGTCAGGTAACTAAAAAATAGGAATACAAGcatttgcatgtgttttttttgtttatttataataatttaaaagaaagaagtttgcAAGCAGGTCAGACCCAGCCCCTCACAACCCTCCAGGTTTCCAGCACAACTCTGAAGTCCACCCTTCCAAAAGGCCAAGCTGTGGCAGTACTGTGCTTCACACACTTCCAGTAACTTTGCCAGAGAGCCAGCACCTCCAACCAGAGCTGAGTCAGACCCAGAACAGGGCTTCAAGCAGCAATTTCAACAAGGACATGTGGCCAGAAGGACTGAACACCAGGTTACCCAGCATAGGAGGATGGGGACACCAGGATCTTCTGACAGCACACAGGGAAGTCCTGTGTACAGGCATCACACAGTGATCAAGCACAACGATATGGTCATAAACAACAGTGACAAGATATGCAGCCAATTGCTCTTCACAGTGCTCAAGAACCCCTCTCTCCTCTGGGACCTGTACTGCCCCCAGCCTGGAGGAAATCCCATTTTAGTCTCCTTAACTGAGTGCCAGGAAGGGAGCCAGCTTCCAGGACCTTCCCTTGGACTGGGTAGGTAGAGGCCCATCTTCTCTAATCAAGGGTGGCTGCCTGGAAATCCCCGCACCAGACCATGACCACTCAACCAAACCAGTGGAAATCAAATGttcatttcaaaaccagaaccaAAGAGCTGATCCGACAGACAGACAAGTGCCATGTGGTTTCTTCACAGGATGTGCATTGTGCATCAAATAGGGTAAAGCTGCTGTAAACTTGTGGAGGATGGTGATCAGTTAGAAGCTAACAGGAATGGTGGCATCGCTTGCttatgctgctttccagctgcacCAAGAGCAGCTGCCAACAGGCTCCCACAAGGGCTCTGGACCATCTGTCCAGTGGGTAACTAACTATATCAATATCtcagtttcttcttcttcttcttacAGTTCTGGTCCTCACTGCTATTATCATCTGCCTCGCTGGCACTGGGGGTCAGAGCTGGCTGGATGACTTTTTCCACTACATATTCCTGCTCTCCTACCTTGGGGTCTCCCTTAACCAAGAACTCCCCTTTCCGGTAGGTTATGGAGACGCTGGTCCGTGGGTAGGTGCCATAAACCCTCCGGAGATCATCCTTTACAAATTTTGGGAGGTCTTTCCTTGGTCCAAACACCTTTCTGAGCTTCCCCCACTGTAGCTCCCCTCTCATCATGAAGCCTTCTGGCCATATGTCTCGATATTGATCTGACCTCTGGTAGGCAACATAGGGATTATAGTTGGCATAGGGATTGTAGAAAGGAATGGGGACCATGGGAGGTGAGTGCCAGGTGTAGTACGGACGGAAGTAGGGATTAGAGGCACTGTAGAGATGATGATACTCCACCTGACCTCCCACATAGTCAGGGTAGCTGTTCTGGTCCACCACAAAGGTGATGGGTCGGCTGTAGAAGTTGTGCATGTGGATGGGAGGGAATATCACGGAGCTGGTCACATCGTCAGCTCTTCCAGTCTGCAGCAGTGGGTAGGTGCAGGCAGAAGGTGGGATCATGGCTGGGTAATACTCCCGTGGCACAAAGCCAGACTGGTACATGGTACAGGAGCTGGGGTTTCACATAAAGGACGTTTCTCCAGAGTGGTTGATGAGTCTCAAAAGCTATGAGGGCAAGAGGGAAAGATAGAAGATTTACATGGGTTATACACATTCCAGAGCCAGGTTGAATAAGGAAATAGGCCTAGCACTGTAAGCTAACTACCAACAAATTAACAGAACATGTTCCTGCCCCAGGAACAGGCCACAAACACAGCTACATTGCCAGTAACTGCCTTTTAGCTGCTCAGCAGGACTCCTCATTTAACCCACCCAGACCTCAGAGTTAGGATGGAAACAATATGGCATAAAAACACCACTGAGGACAGAAGAGGTGGCCTCATATCCTCATGACACATCTTTGTACTGCTGAGAGGCAGCAAGACAGATTGCAGAAAGCCAGAGACCCTTGAGCAGGCATAAAAACGGGGAAGGCAAGCACAAGTGAAAAAAGCccagaaataaagcaagcaggCAAAGAAAGAGGACatagcccagctctgctgcaatTATTTCAGTGCCATTCTGTCCAGACAAGGAGATAAAAACAATCTTCAACTGTCCTTGACTCTCCCCATGCTCCTAAAGCCCTGCTTCTACTCTGAGAAGCAAGCAAGACTTGTGCCTACTGTTCTAGAGCAAGATCCAGGCACATCTACATTTCCTCTGATGAGTTCTTGTGTAAAGGAATCTCATTTTGGTCTCAGTAGTTACCATTCATATTTAAGCATGCATTTACCTTGAGCAACTTTGACCTACAGCTGAATTTGTTGCTAGCCTGCCCTCACCAGATGATCCAAGCATACTCTAGGGCATTAAGCTATGTCCTACCATGACTCATTATCCTCTCCTCAAGGGCAGGAAAGGAAGCCGTACATAGCatgagttttttttaaaaagagtttaCTACCAGAGACAGGAAAAGATCATGCACAGAAAAGTAAAGGCAGCAAGTTTTTTGCATTTGGTTCCCGCCCCCAGCTTCAGATCCCGTAGGCTCTTTTTGCTCCAGCCTTAAATACAGAGCTGCCTCTCACACAAGTGTTGATCAAGAAGATTAAATTCTTCCCTCAGTTCAGTGCTTTCCTCCAGCTTAACAGGAAATTTGGCAGTCTCCAAAAAAACTTGCCTGTCACAAGCAATGCTGGGTACTACACAatgaaggtttttatttttttcagccagcACAAGTTGTTCCTGTCCCTTGAGGTTTGTAATCTGCACTAGGTCAAGCCTGCTTTTGCCATGGGTGCAGAGCTAGAAGTCTACCCCCTGCACAGGTGAACAGCACTAGATTCAGACAAGACCAGGCAGTACCCTTAACCAAGATTTGCAGCATAGGAGCCAAACCGCATCATAACCATCACCTCcacaaacaggaggaaaaagaaagggtgaAGGGGGGGGAAAAGTTCACAACCTACTTCACTTAAGGCCATTACAAAAAAGGCTTGAACAGCttcaagcaaaataaagcaagcaagctTGAATAGGTTTGGCCGAGGTCCCCCCAGCTCCCTAgcaggtggggaggaggagagcaggcaCTGTGCCATTTCCTGCATTTAGCCCAGGTTCCAACGTACAGCATAGCTCTCAGGCACTCACCAGGCAAGGTCAGGGCTGAGTGCCTCTCTGTGCCCAAGAGCTCCTGAACATTTCTTCCCAAGTTTGCCTGACCACTAAAGAGATTTAGAGCTGAGCCCCCTGCAGCAAGGGGCACCACTGCATCCTGTTTAAGCATAATTCATTAGACCTTTATTGAAAGGACACAAAAAGCTAGTTCCCAAACACCCTGCCTGCCTAACTTGCTCAGAACCACCACAAAAATCCAGAGGGGTATTATATATCAATGGCAGCATGAGGTGGATAAATTGAATAGACAGACTAGTTTTTAAGAAGAGGCTAAGTGCCTGTTTTAATCCACTTCAACCCCACATCCCTATTGAGATCCACAGGATCATTTCCATGGATCCTTTGTGTTTCAGAGTAAGTGGTCTCCACAGAGAACATGCAGCTGTTGCATCCATTGAGTGGAACAAAGCAAACCCAGCTTttacctctgctgctgcatcagTGTGCTGCTTCATGCCAGTTTAGGACAGCTCTGGAGAAGCTGTTATCTAGTTGATGACCTGCCCTCACGCAAAAGCTACAGATGGCCAGCCCATCTACCATTTGCTGTAGCACCTTGTGCTTCAGCTGGCAGCATCAGTGCTCCCAACTCTTCCCT
Encoded proteins:
- the C1H10orf95 gene encoding uncharacterized protein C10orf95 homolog, whose amino-acid sequence is MYQSGFVPREYYPAMIPPSACTYPLLQTGRADDVTSSVIFPPIHMHNFYSRPITFVVDQNSYPDYVGGQVEYHHLYSASNPYFRPYYTWHSPPMVPIPFYNPYANYNPYVAYQRSDQYRDIWPEGFMMRGELQWGKLRKVFGPRKDLPKFVKDDLRRVYGTYPRTSVSITYRKGEFLVKGDPKVGEQEYVVEKVIQPALTPSASEADDNSSEDQNCKKKKKKLRY